One window of the Populus nigra chromosome 4, ddPopNigr1.1, whole genome shotgun sequence genome contains the following:
- the LOC133691648 gene encoding pectinesterase 2-like — MAVRIVLTFLLVPFLLSSTILGYNSDEVMSWCSKTPNPQPCEYFLSHDHRNTPITHESDFLKISMQLALDRAMQGKVNTYSLGSKCRNGLEKAAWEDCLELYEDSILWLTKTTSSKCTDYDAQTWLSTALTNLETCRTGFTEFGMTDFILPLMSNNVSKLISNTLAINKVPYSEPSHKEGFPSWVRPGDRKLLQSSSPASQANIVVATDGSGNVKTIKEAIDAASKRSGSGRYVIYVKAGTYNENVEVGKKVKNVMFVGDGIGKTIVTGSKSAGGGTTTFKSATFAVVGDNFIARDMTFRNTAGAKNHQAVALRSGSDFSVFYKCSFEGYQDTLYVHSQRQFYRECDIYGTVDFIFGNAAVVFQNCNIYARSPPNKIITITAQGRTDPNQNTGISIHNCRVTAASDLKPVQGSVKTYLGRPWKQYSRTVFMKTFLDSLINPAGWSPWSGNFALDTLYYGEYMNTGPGSSTANRVNWKGYRVITSSTVASQFTVGSFISGNNWLPATNVPFTAGL, encoded by the exons ATGGCTGTTCGGATTGTGCTAACGTTTTTACTTGTGCCTTTTCTACTCTCCTCAACCATTCTGGGGTATAATTCCGATGAGGTAATGTCTTGGTGTAGCAAAACACCTAACCCACAACCATGTGAGTATTTTTTAAGCCATGACCATAGAAATACCCCCATTACACATGAGTCCGACTTTCTCAAAATCTCTATGCAACTAGCCTTAGACCGTGCCATGCAAGGTAAAGTCAACACTTATTCCCTAGGCTCGAAATGTAGAAATGGGCTTGAAAAGGCTGCATGGGAAGATTGCCTTGAGCTCTATGAAGACAGCATTCTTTGGCTCACCAAAACCACTAGCAGCAAGTGCACAGACTATGATGCACAAACATGGCTCAGCACGGCTCTAACCAACCTAGAAACGTGCCGAACCGGGTTCACTGAATTCGGGATGACCGACTTTATTTTGCCTTTGATGAGTAACAATGTGTCCAAGTTAATTAGCAACACTTTGGCTATTAACAAGGTACCATACAGTGAACCTAGTCACAAAGAAGGGTTTCCTTCCTGGGTCAGACCTGGTGACCGGAAACTCTTGCAATCATCTTCACCAGCTTCTCAGGCAAACATTGTGGTGGCAACAGATGGGTCAGGGAACGTCAAGACCATCAAGGAGGCCATAGATGCGGCATCCAAAAGGTCAGGGTCAGGGAGGTATGTAATATATGTGAAAGCTGGGACATACAATGAAAACGTTGAGGTGGGAAAAAAGGTGAAGAATGTTATGTTTGTTGGTGACGGTATAGGGAAGACAATTGTCACCGGTAGCAAAAGCGCTGGAGGAGGTACTACAACTTTCAAGTCAGCTACTTTTG CCGTGGTCGGAGATAATTTTATTGCTCGGGACATGACATTTAGAAACACAGCTGGTGCCAAGAATCACCAGGCAGTTGCCTTGCGTTCGGGCTCCGATTTCTCAGTGTTCTACAAGTGCAGCTTTGAAGGATACCAGGACACTCTCTATGTCCATTCTCAGAGACAATTCTATAGAGAATGTGACATCTATGGTACCGTTGACTTCATATTTGGCAATGCTGCAGTTGTTTTCCAGAACTGTAACATCTATGCTCGAAGCCCTCCAAACAAGATAATTACGATTACTGCTCAAGGTAGAACTGACCCTAACCAAAACACAGGAATCTCGATTCACAACTGTAGGGTTACTGCTGCTTCCGATCTAAAGCCGGTCCAAGGCTCCGTTAAGACATACCTTGGTAGGCCGTGGAAACAGTACTCGAGGACTGTTTTTATGAAAACCTTCCTTGATAGCTTGATTAACCCAGCTGGTTGGTCGCCATGGAGTGGTAATTTTGCTCTCGATACTCTATATTATGGAGAATACATGAATACTGGCCCTGGATCATCTACTGCCAATAGAGTTAATTGGAAAGGCTACCGCGTCATCACTAGTTCAACCGTAGCATCACAATTCACCGTGGGCAGCTTCATTTCCGGGAATAATTGGTTGCCGGCCACCAACGTACCATTCACCGCCGGCCTTTAA